In one window of Bos taurus isolate L1 Dominette 01449 registration number 42190680 breed Hereford chromosome 15, ARS-UCD2.0, whole genome shotgun sequence DNA:
- the OR2AG1E gene encoding olfactory receptor family 2 subfamily AG member 1E, with amino-acid sequence MEHWNSTLGSGFMLLGILNNSGFPGLLCATISVLYMLALTSNGLLLLVITMDAWLHVPMYLLLRQLSLMDLLFTSVVTPKVIIDFLLSENTVSFGGCALQMFLALTVGGAEDLLLAFMAYDRYVAICHPLNYMVLMRPRVYWLMMATPWVLASLNALFHTPYTMHFPFCRSRKINHLLCEIPPLLKLACEDASRYELMLYVTGVTFLIPPLVAILASYTLILLTVLHMPSNEGRQKALVTCSSHLTVVGMFYGAATFMYVLPSSLHSPKQDNIISVFYTMVTPALNPLIYSLRNKEVMGALRRVLQKYML; translated from the coding sequence ATGGAGCACTGGAACTCCACCCTGGGAAGTGGCTTCATGTTGTTGGGGATTCTGAATAACAGTGGGTTTCCTGGGCTGCTCTGTGCCACAATCTCAGTCCTGTACATGCTGGCCCTCACCAGCAATGGCCTGCTGCTCCTGGTCATCACAATGGATGCCTGGCTCCACGTGCCCATGTACCTCCTGCTCAGGCAGCTCTCTCTCATGGACCTCCTCTTCACATCTGTTGTCACTCCCAAGGTCATCATAGATTTTCTGCTCAGTGAAAACACCGTCTCCTTTGGGGGCTGTGCCCTTCAGATGTTCCTGGCACTGACAGTGGGTGGTGCAGAGGACCTCCTACTGGCCTTCATGGCCTATGACAGGTATGTGGCCATTTGTCATCCTCTGAACTACATGGTCCTCATGAGGCCAAGGGTCTACTGGCTCATGATGGCCACACCCTGGGTCCTGGCCTCCTTGAATGCATTATTTCATACCCCGTATACCATGCACTTCCCTTTCTGCAGGTCCCGGAAAATCAACCACCTACTCTGTGAGATTCCACCTCTATTGAAGTTGGCCTGTGAAGATGCCTCTAGATATGAACTCATGTTGTATGTGACTGGTGTGACCTTCCTGATTCCACCTCTTGTTGCTATTCTTGCCTCCTACACACTAATCCTACTTACTGTGCTCCACATGCCCTCAAATGAAGGGAGGCAGAAAGCCCTGGTCACCTGCTCTTCCCACCTGACTGTGGTTGGGATGTTCTATGGAGCTGCCACATTCATGTATGTTCTGCCCAGTTCCCTGCACAGCCCCAAGCAGGACAACATCATCTCTGTCTTCTACACGATGGTCACCCCAGCCCTGAACCCCCtcatctacagcctgaggaaTAAAGAGGTTATGGGGGCCTTGAGGAGGGTCCTACAAAAATATATGCTATGA